A stretch of Hoplias malabaricus isolate fHopMal1 chromosome 10, fHopMal1.hap1, whole genome shotgun sequence DNA encodes these proteins:
- the LOC136708008 gene encoding uncharacterized protein, with protein sequence MEEHKKMFNNCKVEDSDKEVTTAFTVGKKSLDEDVEEVIIKSEEVEIMYLKEEEELENEEKESRFTRTTGRAHMLATVFSDHNYPGTQFPSSPSVSDKGPAQNTCNFTRGYTDHVKNTYSESLHKTKDTNDSEDDQQKMVEILVIRPMPQQDTGRVVLQASYEKVFKIPKLYCTAQETNSKSSFSSSAPVMLEPVQLDHGIKVEDDAENNLWECAPIEGDIIKEEDEESIGFNERNGSFIQDSSTDDSEDDLSSDTDSVSANYSSSDSGKSSHRLLRRSERLRTMRRTCTNASEKTINSLEISTGLELCSNNEKPVVCGKVSTFPEPNSSTEKQDSSAKIIAGKDRSSINNPQICSSCGLRKVPSLEQHKEQCKCIPIFQCYICGVIRKSDELLLKHQAEKHPLTKYYCSSCHRVFPNQSSFTSHPCLTKMHNGQIPPPAKTAKNAKPPPSLTVEHLPLQDAGMSSKQPLNSCGRQTVSPLNKKEWETAKISIISSEEIYHIIPTIFSNHNYTGSQNPPSPSVFDKGAAQNIHISSRAYTDHVKNTVGESRQIDKSKDSKDSKESEVDIVVLRSVQQQETCGDILQARNEKVFKSQKPQNTVQESSTKTSLYSSAHFMLEPVQLWDCAPIEEDLHSEEDEVCFKIKEENDSEEDLSSDIDSTTVSVDYNRNDSENSSHKILRKSQPLRHMRRTCTNTNEKTVNSLEIRTGLELCSNNEKPIVCGKVSTFPEPNSSTEKQVSSAKVIAGKDHSLINKLQICSSCGLRKVATLEKSIEKCKCMPIFQCNICGVIRSSNELLLKHQDEKHPVIKYDCSSCHRVFPYKNSFMSHPCFTKVPSGQMSPPAEIDNNVKTPLTLSVRDFPSHAFGASSKQPFNNSDPQAVSSSNENRWETKISRITKTATVDHLLSTIFSDHNYSRTYFPQGTCKDILKARYENVFKTKNVEDNFLECAPIEEDEDCSEIKEENDSLLQGSSTDSSEDGLSSDTDSDTDSYSVSTNYISDDSENSTHTLLYKSKRFRTM encoded by the coding sequence ATGGAAGAACACAAGAAAATGTTTAACAACTGCAAAGTCGAGGATTCTGACAAGGAAGTGACAACGGCTTTCACAGTCGGAAAGAAGTCTCTGGATGAGGATGTGGAGGAGGTCATTATTAAATCTGAGGAGGTTGAAATAATGTacctgaaggaggaggaggagctggagaatgAGGAAAAGGAAAGCAGATTCACAAGGACTACAGGGCGGGCTCATATGTTGGCCACAGTATTCAGTGATCATAATTACCCTGGCACACAATTTCCCTCAAGCCCTAGTGTCTCAGATAAAGGACCTGCTCAGAACACATGCAATTTCACCAGGGGATATACAGACCATGTTAAAAACACTTACAGTGAATCTCTACATAAAACAAAAGACACTAATGATTCTGAGGATGACCAGCAGAAGATGGTTGAAATTCTGGTAATTCGTCCTATGCCACAGCAAGACACAGGCAGGGTCGTATTGCAAGCAAGTTATGAAAAGGTGTTTAAAATCCCGAAGCTTTACTGCACAGCACAAGAAACTAATTCGAAGtcttccttttcttcttctgCCCCAGTCATGTTGGAGCCAGTGCAGCTTGACCATGGCATCAAGGTGGAGGATGATGCTGAGAATAATTTATGGGAGTGTGCACCCATTGAAGGAGATATAATAAAGGAAGAAGATGAGGAAAGTATCGGGTTCAATGAAAGAAATGGCTCTTTTATACAAGACAGTTCAACCGATGACTCTGAGGACGATCTGAGTTCAGATACAGATTCAGTTTCTGCAAACTACAGTAGCAGTGACTCAGGGAAGAGTTCACACAGATTACTCCGTAGATCAGAACGTTTGAGGACCATGAGACGAACTTGTACGAATGCTAGTGAGAAGACAATCAATTCCCTAGAAATCAGTACAGGTCTTGAACTTTGCTCAAATAATGAGAAACCAGTCGTTTGTGGAAAGGTCAGTACATTTCCTGAACCCAATTCATCTACTGAGAAACAAGACAGTTCTGCGAAAATCATTGCAGGCAAAGATCGCAGTTCAATAAACAACCCTCAGATTTGCAGTTCCTGTGGCCTCAGAAAAGTTCCAAGTTTGGAACAGCACAAGGAGCAGTGCAAGTGTATTCCAATATTCCAGTGTTACATTTGTGGTGTAATACGAAAGAGTGATGAGTTGCTGCTGAAACATCAGGCAGAGAAGCACCCCTTAACTAAATATTACTGCTCCAGCTGCCACCGGGTGTTTCCTAACCAGAGTTCTTTTACATCGCACCCCTGCTTAACTAAGATGCACAATGGACAGATCCCCCCTCCAGCTAAGACTGCAAAAAATGCAAAACCTCCGCCTTCATTGACTGTAGAACATTTACCTCTACAAGATGCTGGAATGTCTTCTAAGCAACCTCTTAATAGTTGTGGCCGCCAGACTGTATCCCCTTTGAACAAAAAGGAGTGGGAAACAGCAAAAATCAGTATTATAAGCTCTGAAGAGATTTATCATATAATTCCCACAATATTCAGCAATCATAATTACACCGGTAGCCAAAACCCCCCAAGTCCTAGTGTTTTCGATAAGGGAGCTGCTCAGAACATACACATTTCCTCCAGGGCATATACAGACCATGTTAAAAACACTGTCGGCGAATCTCGACAGATTGATAAATCAAAAGACAGTAAGGATTCTAAGGAGTCTGAGGTCGACATTGTAGTACTCCGCTCTGTGCAACAGCAAGAAACATGTGGAGACATATTGCAGGCAAGAAATGAAAAGGTGTTTAAAAGCCAAAAGCCTCAAAACACAGTACAAGAATCCAGTACCAAGACTTCCCTTTATTCCTCTGCCCACTTCATGTTGGAACCAGTGCAACTGTGGGATTGTGCACCTATTGAAGAAGATTTACATTCAGAAGAAGATGAGGTATGTTTTAAAATCAAGGAGGAAAATGACTCTGAGGAAGATCTGAGCTCAGATATAGATTCCACTACAGTCTCTGTAGACTACAACAGGAATGACTCTGAGAACAGTTCACACAAGATACTACGCAAATCACAACCTTTGAGGCACATGAGACGAACTTGTACAAACACTAATGAGAAGACAGTCAATTCCCTAGAAATCAGAACTGGTCTTGAACTTTGCTCAAATAATGAGAAACCAATCGTTTGTGGAAAGGTCAGTACATTTCCTGAACCCAATTCATCTACTGAGAAACAAGTTAGTTCTGCGAAAGTCATTGCAGGCAAAGATCACAGCTTAATTAACAAACTTCAGATTTGCAGTTCCTGTGGTCTCAGAAAAGTTGCTACTTTGGAGAAGTCCATTGAGAAATGCAAGTGTATGCCAATATTCCAGTGTAACATTTGTGGGGTAATACGAAGTAGTAATGAGTTACTGCTGAAACATCAAGATGAAAAGCACCCGGTGATCAAATATGACTGCTCAAGCTGCCATCGAGTGTTTCCTTACAAGAACTCATTTATGTCGCACCCCTGTTTTACTAAGGTACCCAGTGGACAGATGTCACCTCCAGCTGAAATTGACAACAATGTAAAAACTCCACTTACATTGAGTGTAAGAGATTTTCCTTCACATGCTTTTGGAGCATCCTCTAAACAACCTTTTAACAATAGTGACCCTCAGGCTGTTTCTTCTTCGAATGAAAACAGGTGGGAAACAAAGATAAGCAGAATCACAAAGACTGCAACGGTTGATCATTTATTGTCCACAATATTCAGTGATCATAATTATTCTCGCACCTACTTTCCCCAAGGAACATGCAAAGACATATTGAAAGCAAgatatgaaaatgtgtttaaaaccaAAAATGTTGAGGATAACTTTTTGGAGTGTGCACCCATTGAAGAAGATGAGGATTGTAGTGAGATTAAGGAGGAAAATGACTCTTTGCTACAAGGCAGTTCAACAGACTCCTCTGAGGATGGTCTGAGCTCAGATACAGATTCAGACACAGATTCATATTCGGTCTCTACAAACTATATCAGTGATGACTCAGAGAACAGTACACACACATTGCTATACAAATCAAAGCGTTTCAGGACCATGTGA